CATAGGTACTGAATTTTCCTTTTTGCTCCTTATAGCTATCTATCGCTTCAATTAACCCAATGCAGCCATATTGCACCATATCCTCTTGGCTCATACTGCTTGGAATATGAATATTTATATGCTTCAGCGTATAATAAATCAGGTTCATATGCTCCATAATCTTGTTCTGTCTGAGCATTTGCTGTTGCTTTTTACACATTTTCATAAAGGAGGCTCCTATCCTTTATGATGTGTTTGCTTTGCTGGTAATGCTTTTATCTTTCTATGTACTTTTCCATTTCTTCAAATAAAGTAGGATTCACAACTTTTATGTATGTTCCCTTCATACCCAGGGATCTGGACTCGATGATGCCTGCACTTTCAAATTTGCGCAGCGCATTGACGATCACACTGCGGGTAATCCCCTGGCTATCGGCTATTTTGCTGGCAACCAGCATGCCTTCTCTTCCGCCCAGCTGATCGAAAATACTGATAGAAGCCTCCAGTTCAGAATACGAGAGGCTCGCCAGCGCCCCGCGGCAAATCTCAGCCTGCTGACGCTCCTTTTCCTTATCTGCCGTAATAACCTGTGCATAGTTAACACAAATCAGCGCTGCCGCGAATTCCATGACCGCTATTTCCAGCGTCTCAAAATTCTCGCCTGCTCTTTGAAAAATCAATGTCCCTATCCTTTCAGCACCGCTCTCCAAAGGAAGCATGACTGTATATTGCTGTCCCTCTCCTTTGGGGAATCCAAATTTTTCTGCTTTAGCATCTTCCCATGTATCCAGCACCCTATTTAAAGAACTGGCACAGTTCTCCTCCAGGCACTCCTCCTTGCACAGCCCTTCAAAAGAACTGCCTGTGTGCTGCCTGTTTTGATACACACACATAATTTTCCCTTCTCTATCTGCCAGAAGCGCGCTGGCATCCAGCATTTCGGCACACATAGCGCAGAGCTCCTCGTATACCGGCTTTAAAATTCCCGCCCTTTGCATCATGCGATTTAAACTGCGCATATTCTTTAACAAGATTTCTTCTGTCATAACTGCTCCTTTCTTAAGCTGCCCAATCACTCTTCTTCTGAAATACTCAGTGCCTCCACATATCCGCAGCCTTCTTTTAAACATGCCAATTTTCTCTGTTTTCCTCTTTTTTCATACAACCGTTCTCCGCACAGCGGACATACCCGTTCTGTCGGCCTGTCCCAGGACATATAATCACATCCTGTACTATTTTCACAGCCATAATAGATACGGCCCTTCTTGGTTTTTTTAATTTGCACCTGGCCGCCGCATTTAGGACAGCTTACGCCAATCTCTTCAAAATATGGCTTTGCATTTCTGCATTCCGGAAAACCAGGGCAAGCATAGAACTTTCCATATCGTCCATATTTGAGCACCATATTGCGGCCGCATTTATCACAGATTACATCTGTGACCTCCTCCTCAATCTGTACCTTTTCCAGCTCATCCATTGCCTTATCCACCAGCAGCGCAAAATCCTGATAAAAATCTCGAATCACACCTTTCCACTGCTTCTTTCCTTCTTCGACATGATCCAAGGATTCTTCCATCTGCGCTGTAAAGCGGATATCCACAATGCTTTTAAAATATTCACTGATAATTCGAT
This sequence is a window from Lachnospiraceae bacterium. Protein-coding genes within it:
- a CDS encoding GTP-sensing pleiotropic transcriptional regulator CodY; the protein is MTEEILLKNMRSLNRMMQRAGILKPVYEELCAMCAEMLDASALLADREGKIMCVYQNRQHTGSSFEGLCKEECLEENCASSLNRVLDTWEDAKAEKFGFPKGEGQQYTVMLPLESGAERIGTLIFQRAGENFETLEIAVMEFAAALICVNYAQVITADKEKERQQAEICRGALASLSYSELEASISIFDQLGGREGMLVASKIADSQGITRSVIVNALRKFESAGIIESRSLGMKGTYIKVVNPTLFEEMEKYIER